DNA sequence from the Glycine soja cultivar W05 chromosome 18, ASM419377v2, whole genome shotgun sequence genome:
AGCTAAATAatatattctaaaattaaaattgtatattaatatcgcattaaaataaaatgtcgaGGAAAAGGTGCTTAAGTGTTTTTCTGGTTTATCTatctaaaaaaaagtgtttttctggAGAATCTATAATCATCATTTAACATATACAAGAATTAATTGTCAATGTTAAGCAAGTAAACAtgcatcaaataattaattgtatgaaCCTGTTGGTCAATTATCTCGTTGATTACTGTTTTGTCAATGAAGAGAATTAAAAAAGCGTTTAGTAATtcttaatgaaagaaaaagtcaAGCATGATTGATGGACAGTGCGAAATGCATGCAATGgttagattaaaattaagataGAATGATTAGTACATTTAGCTAGGTAGCTACATCTTAATGGAAGAGATTAAAAGTAGATAGTGGTGTGGGTCATGGCCATCACAAAATGATAACAACATGCATGCAGGCAATTAGACTGCACAATCGTTAGGTTCATCACTTTTCTCCTTCTCCTCACTGTTTTCTTTGCTCTTCTTTCCTTGCTGCTTTTCCTCCAGACCAGTTTCTATAACAACGGTTTTCAGTGGCTCTAGCGGTGCCTTCTTTTCCATAATTTTATCAACCTTCTTGTTTCCATTCCGGTAAATGGCATAAAGCAGCATTTGAAGTAATCCCAGTGCAAAACCAAGTACATTTGGAAGCTGCACGTTCAATATTTACAacacaagaaaaataagaacaaagatTTTGTCAATGTTTGATTCATTAGATGTACGAGTCATAAATTAGTtgtattagaaaaataataatacttacAGCAATGCATATGTCCTTGAGAAAGAGACCATAACCAAACCACATTATGGCACTCAATGTGAGGGTGAATGACAAATTGAAAGGCATAAACTCAACACTCTTTGTCCGAACAACTTGTGCCTGCATGCATAacacaacacaagaaaataataatattaattggtttgAAAGGGAGCGCAGTACGTAGTGAATAGAGATTTATATACATACCACAATGCTTAGTGGTGCTGCAAAGACGCTAATCGAAAGGGAAACACATATCCATCCAAGGACTTGGACACGAAGGGAACCATGCACAGCAAAATGTGTGACTAAGAGGATCAGAGCAAAGGCGCCCACATTCATTGCGAAAAATAGCTTTAAAGTTAAGTTCTACATAATGAACAACAACTAAGTATATATTAGAAATTGGGATGGATAAGCTCAATTTATTGATGGCTAAGGTTGTATATATAGATCATACCCTAGCATCCCTTGTCGCATAGGTGATGTACAAGATGATGTAGATGACCTCTATGACACATCCGAATGAGTTAATGGTTAAGAGAAGCATGGCGTCTTTTTTTAGTAAAGCATAGT
Encoded proteins:
- the LOC114395922 gene encoding bidirectional sugar transporter N3-like codes for the protein MAISHSTLAFAFGMLGNVISFLVFLAPITTFYRIFKKKSTEGFQSLPYLVALFSSMLWLYYALLKKDAMLLLTINSFGCVIEVIYIILYITYATRDARNLTLKLFFAMNVGAFALILLVTHFAVHGSLRVQVLGWICVSLSISVFAAPLSIVAQVVRTKSVEFMPFNLSFTLTLSAIMWFGYGLFLKDICIALPNVLGFALGLLQMLLYAIYRNGNKKVDKIMEKKAPLEPLKTVVIETGLEEKQQGKKSKENSEEKEKSDEPNDCAV